A single genomic interval of Drosophila virilis strain 15010-1051.87 chromosome 2, Dvir_AGI_RSII-ME, whole genome shotgun sequence harbors:
- the LOC6630696 gene encoding cathepsin D — MPQTWLLVLCELLIFLYTFAKARMLRVPLEVQRKPASQLSQSFLATQSLQLMLDNRDNVEYYGRIAMGTPPQLFRVIFDTGSANTWLPSSNCPDSNIACQQHSRYKAHKSKSYVKNGRNFSLAYGNGHVSGYLSQDTLRIADVVVPDLIFGETLSHHQATFIPTSFDGIVGLGFRQIAWKNSTPFLELFCQQHLVKRCLFSVYLRRMAGELYGGEITFGGIDHSRYKGALDYVPLSKVGYWQFVMSGVSVGNKKIDGRVNAILDTGTSLVLMPRRIFEQLQQAIGATIKNKTYIVSCHWDYLQDVQFHIGDRKYALTAADYVVSLETANETICASGFVPIESDFWVLGDIFLTRVYSVYDVEAERIGFAEAVQDED; from the coding sequence ATGCCGCAAACGTGGTTACTAGTTCTTTGCGAACTTTTGATATTCTTATATACATTCGCCAAGGCGCGTATGCTCCGAGTTCCATTGGAGGTTCAGAGAAAGCCGGCAAGTCAGTTGTCCCAAAGTTTTCTTGCTACCCAGTCGCTGCAGCTGATGCTAGACAATAGGGACAATGTGGAGTATTATGGGCGCATTGCCATGGGTACGCCGCCACAATTGTTCAGGGTAATTTTTGATACAGGCTCGGCCAACACGTGGCTGCCCTCCAGCAACTGCCCAGATAGCAATATAGCCTGTCAGCAGCACAGCCGGTATAAGGCACACAAGTCGAAGAGCTATGTGAAAAATGGTCGCAACTTCTCGCTGGCCTATGGCAATGGCCATGTAAGCGGCTACCTGTCGCAGGACACGTTACGAATAGCTGATGTAGTTGTGCCCGACCTGATCTTTGGAGAGACCTTGTCGCATCATCAGGCTACCTTCATCCCAACGAGCTTTGACGGCATTGTTGGACTGGGTTTCAGACAAATAGCCTGGAAAAACTCGACTCCATTCCTGGAGCTGTTCTGCCAGCAGCATCTGGTCAAGCGATGCCTGTTCTCCGTCTATCTACGACGCATGGCCGGCGAGCTGTATGGCGGTGAGATCACATTTGGGGGCATTGATCACTCCCGCTACAAGGGCGCACTGGACTATGTGCCACTGTCCAAGGTAGGTTACTGGCAGTTTGTGATGTCCGGCGTTTCTGTGGGCAACAAGAAAATCGATGGCAGAGTCAACGCAATTCTGGACACAGGCACATCACTGGTGCTAATGCCGCGCCGCATCTTCGAGCAGTTACAACAGGCCATTGGGGCTACGATTAAGAACAAAACCTATATCGTTAGCTGCCATTGGGACTATCTGCAAGATGTTCAGTTCCACATTGGAGACAGGAAGTATGCACTTACTGCAGCAGATTATGTGGTTAGTCTAGAAACGGCAAACGAAACGATCTGTGCGAGTGGCTTTGTGCCAATTGAGTCCGACTTTTGGGTGCTGGGCGATATATTCCTGACGCGCGTCTATAGTGTTTACGATGTGGAAGCCGAACGCATTGGATTTGCCGAAGCAGTCCAAGATGAGGACTAG
- the LOC6630695 gene encoding uncharacterized protein: protein MYKLSLTIALFGIFFCLGSAQTRVCPRKCELAFRCSPYYKDLVWSIVDGTCRVFQNGCLFSSENCNRVNSCKTKMEQTTREKCMKYCSDICPLGGSGLCASFAYTNADGTTGWKTRSFLNSCLLNRFACQQEMAYIGEPTEGECQV, encoded by the exons ATGTATAAACTGTCGCTAACAATCGCACTGTTCGGCATTTTTTTCTGCCTGGGCTCGGCCCAAACCCGCGTTTGCCCTAGAAAATGCGAGCTGGCATTTCGCTGCTCACCCTACTATAAGGATTTGGTCTGGAGTATTGTGGACGGCACTTGCCGTGTCTTTCAAAACGGTTGCCTGTTCAGCTCGGAAAACTGTAATCGCGTGAACAGTTGCAAGACAA AGATGGAACAGACAACACGTGAGAAGTGCATGAAGTATTGCAGTGATATCTGCCCGTTGGGCGGCAGTGGACTTTGTGCCTCATTCGCATATACTAATGCAGATGGCACCACCGGATGGAAGACAAGATCTTTCCTCAACAGCTGTCTCTTGAATCGATTTGCCTGCCAGCAGGAAATGG CTTATATCGGCGAGCCAACTGAGGGTGAATGTCAGGTATAG